The following are from one region of the Nicotiana tabacum cultivar K326 chromosome 3, ASM71507v2, whole genome shotgun sequence genome:
- the LOC142178375 gene encoding uncharacterized protein LOC142178375, whose protein sequence is MSKVRNFNNKHPCSLVDNTCIQRKPTAMVVGSMIIPKYSDPKTIYTPKDIQFDMLSEHDVNLTYMKAWRAKEKALQFLRGHPADSYDKFPSYLYILEKTYPGYVVKLKKTDGDCFLYVFVAICTSISGWKYCRPVVVVDGTFLKSAYGGIMLTASTMDAAGTILPLAYVVVDSENIMEFKKGHLKLSELYFVTARSYTLDEFNERMSNIEEIDPRVKAYLYDIGYHRWSRVHATVNRTWTMTSNSAESLNVVTKYARELPIVELLEYIRTLLEHWTKEKLLKAKGTFTYLGYKFNKELDDNRTLSHKLIVRASTDYIHTVIDGVRRYIVCLENKKCSCGQF, encoded by the exons ATGTCCAAGGTCAGAAATTTCAACAACAAGCACCCATGCTCTTTAGTGGACAATACATGCATACAACGCAAACCTACTGCCATGGTAGTTGGTAGCATGATTATTCCAAAATATTCTGATCCTAAGACAATTTACACCccaaaagacattcaatttgaCATGTTGTCTGAACACGACGTGAATCTAACCTACATGAAAGcctggagagcaaaggaaaaggctTTACAGTTTTTGAGAGGTCATCCTGCTGACTCATACGACAAATTTCCTAGTTATTTGTATATTCTAGAGAAGACTTATCCGGGGTATGTAGTTAAATTGAAAAAGACAGACGGTGACTGCTTCTTGTATGTATTTGTTGCGATTTGTACGTCAATCAGTGGTTGGAAATATTGTAGGCCAGTTGTTGTAGTTGATGGGACCTTTTTAAAGTCAGCATACGGGGGAATAATGCTAACAGCCAGTACAATGGATGCAGCAG GTACCATATTACCATTGGCATATGTTGTTGTTGATTCAGAGAATATCATGGAA TTCAAGAAAGGACATCTTAAGCTAAGTGAATTATACTTTGTCACGGCGCGGTCATACACacttgatgaatttaatgaaaggatgTCAAATATTGAGGAGATTGACCCCCGTGTTAAAGCATACTTATACGATATTGGATATCATAGATGGTCTCGAGTACATGCTACGGTGAACAGAACTTGGACTATGACATCAAACAGTGCAGAGTCATTGAATGTTGTAACAAAATATGCAAGAGAGTTGCCAATAGTAGAACTATTAGAGTATATAAGAACCCTTCTTGAACATTGGACgaaagaaaaattattgaaagCAAAGGGTACATTCACATACCTTGGATACAAATTCAACAAAGAGTTAGATGACAACAGAACATTGTCGCACAAGCTTATA GTGAGGGCTTCAACAGACTATATCCATACAGTAATAGATGGTGTGAGGCGCTATATTGTTTGTCTTGAAAACAAGAAATGTAGTTGTGGGCAATTCTAG